The Elaeis guineensis isolate ETL-2024a chromosome 3, EG11, whole genome shotgun sequence region GGTGTTAGATGATATAgatacatatgcaaaaaaatgTATTTTATGAGGGTGTACAtgtagatatcaattttaaaaagatatttatgtaaatttgaatgtttaaaaatgtatacatgtaaaaaatcaaaaaaaatattaaaaaatattaaaaaaatagaagagcATTCACCACATCTTCACCATGCTGTGTGCAACGAATCACCTAATGAGTAGGTAGAATTCTCTACTCAACCTCCATAGCTCAACAAGTTAAAGGCTCCATTGATTACTAGAAGGAGATCAAGGAGCTGGGACGTGCTCCACCTTTCCCATTTTAGGCTAGATTTAGATTGGTTGTTGAATTAGTTTATATCAAAATAACTAAGTTAAATTGAGTTGCATAGGTAACTTATCATTAGAAAAAGGGTTTTGAaacattttttagaaaaaaaatagaaatgaaaTGGTTGAGTTTTTGTCTTGATGCACGTATGTATGGTTAAATGAGACACATGAGTATTTCATGTAGACGATGAATTTATTTTCTTGGGTTAGGTTGGAATGATTAAAGTAGCATCCTGATTAGGTTTAAGCTTAGTCATAACTTTGTTCTCAAGTTTTTTGAGTTCAAGGCTAAACTCAAATTCATAAAACTTCAATTCAACTCAAGCCAAGGATTCACTGAGTTTGGGTTGAGCTCAAAGTTATGTCTCAGTTCTGCCCCCAAATGCTAGTCTCTAATTCATGATGATTCACATTGTTTGATTGAATCGAGTATCCATTTAAAACTTTGTGCAAAACTTGCACTCAAATATAAAAGTTTAATTATTCATCATAGTACTAGGTTTGATTAGGCAAGATTTTATGAAATGGATTAGTCTAGGGTCATTTTCCAGCCAAATTTTGGAGCATGTTTGGTTGAGAGATGGGTTTTAGAACAAGAACGAAAATAAATGACCCCATTCAAATGGTTTGATCGGAGAGAATTTCATTTTTATtccattttgattttaattttagtcATTAACCAAATATATCAGATAAtatgattattttaatttttttattaatttattcagattttgattctaattttgattttgatcgtAGATCTTGAATATTGTTCATCCATAGATTCTTATTTTGGGGACCCAGCACAGATGCCTAATCCTGCCTCCAACCCTAGCATTAACGTGCATGATCTAGTTTGGATCACGACGGACCTGATCGACCTGTCGTCTCTGCGGCTGCATCTCAAGATTTATAGCCTGACAGCGTTTGGATCCCGTCGCCCACGATAGACATTGGAACCGGCGTGCGCATAAGCTCACGATGACTCGCGTCCCGCAGCCGACAAAACGGCTAGACCGGATTGCAAACTTCCATCAAAACGCCAGCCGTCACGTTCTCAGACCTCCCTgctctaataaaaaaaattaatcaattttttaataaaaaaattaatagatctttatcgaaaaaaataatgaaaacacTTTGGACCCGAAGGAAGCGCCAGGCGACATCCCGGTCGCTGAAAAATGTTATTATTGACCCGAGCTGCGGGTGACCATGGTGGGTGCATATTCGGGCCATTTGTTTTGGGGGTGTTTAAGGCATTCACATTAAAATCTAGTTTCtgtttccaccaaaaaaaaaaaaaaaaatctagtttcTGTTagcgttttattttattttattttttaaaaggagCTGCTGTTCACGATCTGAACACCATCGATTGgtcggccttttttttttttcaagaaaaagttTGAGAGGTGGGATGTCATTCGACACCACTTTAATAACAAATTTTGAAGCTTGGGAGAAGAAATTGCATGATCTCTTTCCTCTCCGCCTCGCGGTTCAACCTTGTTCGATCCTTATCCGCCTTAAAGGTACGCATGCTACCCCTCTTGTTTCTGTCTTTCTTTGATGTCTTAGACTTCGATTTGGAGCGTTCTTTGCTTTTCTCTTATACCGTTTAGGAGCGCCCAATTTGGTTTTGGGATGGCAAAACTAAGTCTCTGGTCTAATAAACCTAAAATTCGGAAGATGCTAGCTTTATATATGGAGTGAAGTTggcttttgtcgattaattaggCACTCTTCTTGACATTTCATAATAATTCTTGTCTGAGTCACAGTCAACGCTACATGAAGGGTGAGTTAATCTGTAAGTTGAGATATTCGGGCAATCAGCTGACCAGTAGATCACTTCATAATTTATGCGCTTTCTTGATGTTCTCCTTCTTCGCTTGCCTGCATATATAATGGAATGACTTAGAACATAGCGTATATCAAACGCCTTTCTATTTTCCTCCCAGGGGAATAGTCAATAAAAACATCCTTCCATTTTATCCTGCATATGGTTCAGAATTGATCTGCTTCATGAACATCTATTCGGATTATTTTGTTGCTAATTACGGTTTAATTCAACCAAAAAGATCTGCTTCTGTTCAAGAATTTTCGTTTTACTTGCTGCCTGGAGAAACGAACGGAAATAATGTGACAGCTACATACTTGTTTCAGCCCCATTTGATGAGTTTTGAATGCTTTGGTCGAGTTGACAGCAACCAATATAACAAGGCCTAATCTATGGCTTCTGATGTGTGatgtattaataattattttctaTCAAGAATTCCTGATGATTCCTTGTCATTAAGCCATTGGCTAAGAAATTTTATGTGACAATCATGTCTAGATGTACCGTTTAATATGTTTACCAGTTTGGGGTAGAATAAGTTATTATCGCCTGCATAAAATTGCACTTTAAAGGTGTTTTCAAattcattatatttttataatcgtgtttccttttttttataaaattttctattttattcatgcgcgcgcgcgcgcacacacacttCAAAGACCAAATTTTGCGCCTGTATGTCTCTGTCCCAACCTGACCTCTTTGGAATGAAACAGAAACCAAAATGTTTTAGCAAATTGTTTGGCTGACTTTCGCTTAGAAACTTATAAGCCTTGCAAATAGGGATTTTGGCTTATGAACGCCCTTCTGCCAGTCAATATTAGTTTATATTAAGAAGAGACATGAATTTCGTTTAGTAGTAGAACAAGGATTACTCTTTTCGAGTGGTCGATATGAATTTAGAAGATTACGAGAAATAATAAATCTATGTATgaaaatttcttttctttataatCAGTAATCTGACTAGCAATTATATCAATCTTCATTTAAGTTGTTGAAGAATCAATTCCAACATTTCTAATGCAAGCACTTGATTGATCCAAATTGGAAAATTCCATAAACCTTTTCTCTTTACGATAAGGATTAACTACAGTTGCTGGAGTTGTTTAAATAAGCATAAAATTTGGTAACATAATGCATCCCCAATAATAAATTGTATATTATCATCTTGTTCAAACATCAAGTTATATGTATGacattgtgataatatataagcATGACATCAACTTCAAATTAAGTTTAAAAACCTACTCATGGACCATCgtgtatgatctaaatttattattcAATATCCATATACCACGTTTATTGGTGTTTCTTATGCATGTCAAATTCTTAGAATTTTCTAAATATGTTCTCCACATGGTTGTCACTTGCTAGAATTGGAAGTTGGCGCAAGGATGGGTGTGGGCGTGCATGCAGGCAGGTTGATATTTTAGAAACACTTTTAGAAAGGAAGCACTTAGTGAGCAGTTGCATCTCGAGTTTGCAGGGAGTTTTTGAAGCAGACAAGTTACTTAGCTAAAAGTTTCCTACTACTGTGCTTCTTGATTTCATCTCACTCTAGCTCGTATTTGTGTCCTCACTTCAAGGAGCTAACATCATACTAATCTAAGAAAACAAAGCGCAATGTTTTAACTATCAGATGGTATGGTACACATACAAAGCTGATATTGACTGTACATGTTGAAATTAACataatcaaaaagaagaaaaaactatCAATGGCGATCAGTACGATCAATACATAAATGTGCAGATGGTGTCAGCATCCTGAACTCGTATGATGCCAGTATCCTATCAGAATGGCACATTATTGACAATACTGTGTCGACCTGCTGGTGTTTAAATCCATAATGTGGAGAATGTCATGAATGAGAAGAACAAATCAACACATATATTTCTATCTCTTCAAACTTCTTTCCCTTTCCTTTGAATTAATCTAGTGTTAGTAGAAATAAACTCAAAAACTAGATGGTTTCAGCCAATAATTTTTGCAATGTGACTTTGGCATGGGCCTTACTAAGCTTAAAATGGTATTTGTGGTTCATATGTGATCATCAGTAGCAGTAGCAGTTGTCCAACTACAGAAGTAAAAAGACAAGCAACAAAAGAGAAGTTTGCCCATTGACAAAAAGCTTGAACACATGTTTATACTCTTTTTAATAATTGGTTTAATCTTGACAAGTTTGAATGTAAGCAAAAAATGTTGAAAACTGATATGCCCATGTATCTTCGTTGACCATCTATTTAGAAATAAGCTTCTTCCCTTGGTCTATTAGATCTTTGAAATTGCAAGCTATGTTAATCCTACTAAATGTCAGGCTATAGTCTTCCTTGGTCGCATGAGAGAGGTCCTTTTGAACCATTTAACCACAGAGTTGAAGAGTCATATTCAGTCCTTCATATAATACATTATTGGATTTTTCTATGATGCTAGGAGTCATCCTTTTTCACATGAATTGTTAAGATCTGTTTCACCAAGCCTACTTAGTTGCCAGCTATTCCTGTTGCAACTCCATGTCATGGTATCAATCAGTAGTACGAACTTTATTGTAAATTCTTTTGTGTGAGGAGGCAATCTCTTGTAGGTACAATTAGCTCTCTGTTGTTCATCTCTTCTTCCACCCGTGTCTTGCTCTCAAACCTTTTCCTGCCTcctgtcctctctctctctctctctctcacacacacacacacacacactcactcATTTCTCTCTCTCGCACACACTCGCAATACCCTATAGTTCTGTTTCCTCTGCCCCCTCACCCTTTTGCCCATGTGCCAAACAAATCCAATGTTACAtcttatattaaataaaataagtaATTATGCACTGGTCCACAATTTCACACTATTTGGGGTGTGGCCTTGACTAATCATCTTAACGATTGTTAGTTACCTGCTTTCCTGCAATTGAACAAATATGATCTAGATATTGATAAGCAATATTCTTTGTTGTTTGAAATTGGAATTTCACATTTTGATTACATAAGAGAAATTTAATGAATCATTGACATAGTCCTGAAATTTTTAAGCTTCTCTTTTGTCCAACTACATTGGCATAGTGTTTGTGATATTGTCCTGAATTTTGACAGGTGTCATGTTAACAGGGCAAACTTTAAAAAAAAGTGTccttattatgatctccatctgcATGTTTGTAGTGGCATCAACTTTCCAAGTTCTAGGACTATGAGGTCTCCATTTAGAGATGGCGCATGGATCTTTTTAAAGGTCTAAGAGGAAGGGTATTAAGATTTTGTTTCAAGAACATGCGCTCCTCACAAAGAGCCTTAATAGTTGAGGTGCTCGAATCATGAAGAATGAGAGAGCATGATCCATGATGAAGAATGATATGCAAATGTCCATCATGGTGATGAATAACGGTCTTGGGTATGGGTGTTACCCTATGAAGTGGGTTGCCGCCATGAAAACTAACGAATAAATGAGCCAATTGAAGGGGTTTAGCTTCCAGAGTCAACTGGTTCCAAGAGTTAATGCTCATCGATGTGTATGATCTGTTAGTTAATGCTGATTTTCTTAAATTTCTTCTCCATTGATTAAATCTCAATTACTTTAAAGTAAAGCCATTGTGGACTTATTATGAATAATATGTTTTGGTAGCTTTGTTTAAGTGAAGTTGGGAGTTTTTATAATAAAATCCAAACATATTGATGGAGAATCTGAAAGCCCATATTTAGAAGAAGAAAACATACTTTATTATGTCTAAGTAGGAAATGGTAATATTTTTAACATGTACATGCTTAATCACTGCAACATCATATGTATCTATTGATTTTATAATCCCTGCTAGCATGCAAATTAACATATTAGCAAGCAAATTTTTGGCTGTGTAATTTAGGAGTTTTGAGACTTTATGCTTGTGCTGCAATTTTATTGATGCTATCATGGCATTCTGCACCAAAAATATATACAGAAATTATAAATATAGCTAACATCTGCCAAAGTCATCATCTGGTTGCAATGACCACTATGCATATTCatgactctttctctctctctcgtgcGCGTGTGCTCACTCTCATTACGTTCCAATTTGCACCTTCTTCATTAGGTGTTCTATTGCTACAACAGCAAATTGAACTATCATCAGAACATTCTGCAGATGGCTCGATCAGCATTGGATGAAGTAACAGAATCTGGTGCATTCAACCGCACAGCATCAACCTTCCGCAACTTTATTTCAAAAGACAAGTCATCCCAGTTTTCTGCAGAATATGGAAGATATCATCTATACATATCATATGCATGCCCTTGGGCATCCAGATGTCTTTCCGTTGTGAAGATCAAAGGGCTTGACAAGGCGATCAGTTACACGGTGACTCTCTTTATGCTTGTGACAGGATTTACtcaatgttaatttatattaaattcataCCTGATATGTTTGATAGGTAGTCAAACCAATATGGGAAAGAACAAAGGAAAGTGATCAGCATTTTGGATGGGTCTTCCCCATTTCTGGCACTGAAGAACCAGGTGCTGAGCCCGACTCTCTGAATGGAGCTAGAAGTATTAGGGAACTTTATGAGATAGCTAGCTCTAATTATTCTGGAAAATATACTGTTCCTGTAAGTGTAGTATTAATCATTTACCTTCCTGTGCTTTATCTTTCAGTTTCTTTTCACCCAATTGTGATTCTTGTACACAATGTGGCAGGTTTTATGGGATAAAAAACTCAAAACAATTGTGAGCAATGAGAGTTCGGATATAATCCGCATGTTGAACACCGAATTTAATGATATAGCGGAGAATGCTGACTTGGACTTGTACCCCTCTCACATGCAAGCAATGATAGATGAGGTCAATGAATGGGTATATGACATGATAAACAATGGCGTTTATAAATGTGGTTTTGCGAAGAAACAAGGTCCCTATGATGAGGTAATTGCATTTATCAAGTTCatgaaatttttaatcaaatccacTTTAAAGTGTCTgctagaataaatatttattatcttAAAGGGGCTCTATTGCTGTTTTCCATTTCATGTAGGCGGTGGCAAAGTTGTATCAAGCCTTGGACAAAAGTGAGGAGATTCTGAGTAAGCAACGCTATATTTGTGGGAATGCATTGACTGAAGCTGATATTCGCTTGTTTGTCACTCTCATAAGGTTTGATGAGGTATGAATCTTGAAAATATTATCCTATCACTTATCATAGTCTAAGTGTTTGTTAAAACATGGGGATATGCTAGTATGTCAATATTGTAGCTAGAAAGAAATTCACATCCCGGTAGCACATAATTTCTTTGGACTAAGAATCTGAATTAGGAAGATTATATGACCAGCTTATTTTGTCAGTCCAGCTGGCTGACCCCACCTAAAATGCATTTCTTTGGTTGGTCTGCTTTTGGAGAGATCGCTCTTGACCACAGTTTAATGAGTGCAAATCCTTAGATGGGATGGGCATGTACTTTGTTGATTGAGCTGAAGTGTGACATTTGTTATCTTGATGTAACTAAATGGAATGCTCAATGCAGTGTGTTGGAAGTAGATGCTAACACAAAGTTCGGACCCGCATGTCAACAGTTCTCAACTGTAAAGAATTTATTAAAACAATGTAAAATTAACTTGTATGTACAATGAAGTATGGGGACAACAGATAGCAAGAAACATGAAATGCAGGAATTTAGAAATTGGGCCAACAGTCAAGTACAATACAAGGCATGCATGTGGTATTACTAACATTAAGGATACCTTGATACATGAGAAATAACTGAAACAAGTGCAGATTGTAATATGACCAATATGTGTATGCCGTATGCCATTTCcttgttcttttttcttcctctgccTTTTATGTTTACTCAAATAGGAACTTCAGCTTACATTTCCCTCTCATGTATGGGATGTTATATGAATCTAGTCATTACATAAACACCCCCACAAAATACCCTGCATCTCATGAACATAGgttgaataattattattagGCCCTGGTGGTTTCATGGCTAGCAAATCCTCTTACAACTCTTAAATATAAAGCATGCCTATATTAAACTATTTGCTTGTTCTGTGGCTAGTCTTATCTCTACTATTGACTCACGATTCATGATCCAGATAATGTTCCAACTAGTTTGAATTAGGCTCTTGCATCATGTACCTAATATGTAGAACGTTGAAGACATCTTTCTCCCAGGTGTATCTTCTGAAAGCCTCTTCAGTCTTTCTACTACAGCAAGTGAGGTCTTAAGTTAAGAAACATAATCTACATGCATACATAATGTATAACATATACATTTTTCACATTTAATTCATGCAAACCTGCTTTTCACTTCCATTAGTGTTCTTTCTGCTGATAAAACCTTTCCCGTCTATCACCACATTGATCAACTTGAGTCTAGATCAATGTAAACTCCAGTCAGATTCTATAATGTCTTACTATTTTTGCTTTATGGTTCATGAGATGATCTGAACGTTTTTTGTATGAATTGATTGAAACTCGCACAATTCCTCTTCACCACCTTTCAGTTTTCGATATGTAGAATGGGAAAAAAAACATGATCATTCTGTTAGATGTGACATGCAATACTTGATCTGAGCTATGAACTATTGTACAACAGATACTTGATTATATCTAGGTAAACTTGTAAGTACCGTCGAAAACTTCTCTTGGCTAGATTATCTGGTCTTGACTTTTAAATTATTTGGTTGCAGGTTTATGCTGTTCATTTCAAGTGCAACAAAAAGCTCTTGCGTGAATATCCGAATCTGTTCAATTACACCAAAGACATATACCAAATCCCAGGCATGAGCAGCACGGTCAACATGGAACACATAAAGAAGCACTACTACGGAAGCCATCCTACCATAAATACATACGGCATCATCCCACTAGGTCCTAACATTGATTATTCTTCTCCTCATGATAGAGAAAAATTTGGGAGTTAGTTTCGATAAGTTCATTCAAGGCATGTTCACCAAGCTCTGTCAAGACATTCTACTTTGTTTAAAGCAGTGTCCTTGTGGTAGAAAACTAGATCAGAAAGGGGTGAAGTAGACCATTTAAAATTTTCTATCATCTTCCCGTGTGCAAATATATGGATGCAATGGTTGAATAAGCAAATTTTGCTGAAATTGCTTGGTTGAATAAACAAATATATTTGTGCTTGGTGAGTATAATTGTACCAGGAATTATATTTTTCCTTTGTTCAGTTAGACTCTCTTCATTATGTGTCTGCCCATGAATGGTGGTGTTAATTTAGTTATGCATTGGAAGGAAGAGTTCTTTTATTTGGCTGAACCAAGAGATGGTTATTTAAACAGCTTCAATTTTCTCAAATTGAGTTGTTTCAGTTGGCAGGACATTGACCACCCCCTCATCACCCCTTATgttcttttaattttgaacatTCTTGTCTTTTGTTCTGAGGCATTATGATAATTGACCTAGTTTCTAGGTGGCCTCTTTGAGGCTGTCGAGCTAACCTGCGGTGACCAATGGTGGGCGATCAAGACGATCTTATATCAGGCAGGCCATTTTCAAATTGTGAAAAAGTAATGGTTAGCCTAGCTTAGGTAATCCAAATCTAATTCCTTGAGCTTGGCTGAATTAATTTCCTGCTGAACTTGTGCTACTTCCAACAAGAGATAGGGTTTCCTCAATCGCATGAATAATGATATTTCTATATGACCTTCCTGCTAAAATTTTTGCCCTCTGCAAAGAAGTGTCAAAAGTGAAGTTATATTAATCAAGTTATATAAAACAGTGAAAAATCTTCAACATACGGGGATCATAGCAACTGATGCTCCCTTTTATGAGCATGGCACGTTTAATTTTTTGAGCGAAGAGCATGTCATGTTCATGCTAATGATGATTTAGTACAATCTGGGGCATTCCTACCTTTCAGCCACCGGGCATGCAACACGCCCAAATAGTAAAAAGAATGGAGTCATGTTTGGGAAGTGGGCAAAATGCTGGCGAGATGctgtaaaaaagagaaaaaggagtaATGAACTTATGGTGGtgctgaaaaaagaaaagaatctttCTTTATGCAAAGTCATAAGAAAAGATTAAGAGAAATTCGACTTTCGCTAGCAAATTTTGTCAGCCTTTTTCTTTCTCGTTGGGTGAAAGAAAAGGATAGCCTATGTAACGTGAAAAGGTTTAGTGCTAGCCAAGGACAATGATTCAGGCCAACCCAGGCATCTCTGTTGTCAATGAGGGTGGACTTCAGCCTCATGTGATGTGGATATTGGATCGATAGAACGAAGCAGGTCTGACACACATCATATGTGTCTTGTGCCCACAGTGGCATTAGATGATTAAAAAAGTTCTACTTTAATTGAATCAAGCATATTTCCTAGTGTCTGGgctacccttttttttttctctctctctatcttgttTTCGTGCATCCATCATATTTGGTAGAGTGCTACTTCGCATAACCAGCCCGTTCTCCACCGGTTCGAATTGCatctttcatgcgaaagaatGATTGGTCTTCTTTAGTGATCTTAATTGTTGGATCATATTTTTCACCATTTCAAAACATGACATCAACTTTATGACCTGTGCTATGGATGGAAGGAAGAAATTTATCATGCTTTAAAGTTGTGCAATGCATGATCCAACAATGGAAGCCGTGAAGgaagatcaatcattttttcatatgaaaaatacAACATGAACTTTTCCCCACCGTGGTGCTGTACGTAGGAGTTGCATGAATGACCCTTGCGTGAGTCTCATGTACCATCCCATCAATCGCTGAAATGTGGAGATTTTAGCAGGAAATGAAGTGATGCAAGGAAGTATTTTCCAGTTTGTATTGCGTCTCATCCACTCTTGGTGTGTAAGCTCCACAGCGAATTAGCAGTGACGCTGGTTGCCGCTGCGGGTAAGGGGTGTTGTTGGGCCAAGGGCTCTTCTTTATTTTTCCATTGGCTACCTAACAACGACAAAGTAAAGTTGCAAACAATGCAGGCTTGGTGATCTGGCATTCCAGTCGCTCCATCTAATCGTGCTTACTGACTCTATACGGGTCTAAAAAGATGGTCTTGCGAAAAacgtttaacaaaaaaaaaaaaagataaaaaagctaCAAGACTATTAAAAAAGATCATTCCCTCTTTCTAATTAGATGAGGAAATATGCCGTTGTCATCGTCCACTACTGCTAAAAAGCTCCTCAGAAAAGCTTTCTTCATGATCATCAGATATGCTCTTGAGAGTTGATAGCTAGAACTGGCTCCTAAATGACAGGGAAATGGGACGAGCCCTAAACCGAGTCAGCATCCAGCTCCTCAGTTCTCGAATTGATCCAAAAAGATGGGTCCCAGTGTGCCTACACAGCATAAATGTCAACAACACGAGGCCCTGGCAACCTCATAATGATCCCGTTTCTGGTATGCACACTCACCTCGTGTATACAAGACTCACACGCAAGCACGCATGGGAAAAAGTTGGCACTCCACGACGTCAGTCACGTGCTATGCTCGTTCCTTGCCTTTTCTATCAAGTGTGGTGTGTGGGCTCTCTCTGGTAACCCGCAACTTTGTCAAAGCCAAGGCGCGGCCGAGAATATAGCCGTTGCACTTGCGGCTGCGCTCCTTCCCCCGCAACCTTAAAAGGGTCCCTTAGTTCTCACTTCGGTACTGAACGCCACTCCCCCTCCACAGCCAGGAACGTAGAGAAATGGCAAGAAGAGTTGAAGCATCTCCCTCTCTCCTACTCTTCTCTCTTTTACTGCTCCTGCTTGCAGGTAATCAATTTACTGTTGGACTTCTTATTCTCCCTAGAGATCTAGCATGCAGAGAGATGGAGCCATTcatgtgattttttttcttttttcttttttttttcctttgagcAAACATCAATGTGGAAGATTGGTGTGACGAAGTAAATCGACTCTCGTTTAAATATATAACTAAATTTGGTTGCCTTATGATTCTCATGACTGGGCTGGCAGATGGCCAGCTGCTCACTTACTCTTCTTTTATTGAACGCCCATATTTTTGGATTTCTACAGATCTTTAAAACTCAAAATGCTGATTAGATCATTCTCTGTTTTCCTTGCATTCGGGAAATAAGTTCCATTGTTGTTGATCTTATAATCCATCAAGTTTTCTTTTGTTCGTTTCCCTCTTTTCAAGAATCTAGTTCCTTCAAGCTTTCAATCTGTTAAGCATCTTAGTAATCTCTGCTTCTGATGTTCTTTAACAGGGGAAACAGTACAGTTGGTGCAAGGACAGGTAATTCTCAAAATCGACTATATAATTATCATATAAAAGCTTATATACatcctctgatttttttttttttttttttttgaggagtaCATACATGCTCTGATATTGTTACAATCCAAGCACTCTACCCTTAAAAAGAAGAGGAGGAACAGATAATAAAAGATTGATCAGTAAGTAATGTTGTTATCCTCTTGCAGAAAACTTGGTGTGTTGCAAAGCCTTCATCCGATGATGCCACTCTGCTAGCAAACATCAACTATGCGTGCTCTCAGGTGGACTGCAGTATAATACAAAGAGGCTGCCCATGCTTCTTCCCAGATAACCTCATATCCCATGCTTCCATAGCCATGAACCTGTACTACCAATGCAGGGGCAGGAACAACTGGAATTGTCACTTTAAGAATTCAGGGCTTGTCACAACAACTGATCCAAGTAATTACCAGATGGACTATATTTCTACACCAGCTGACAGTCAAAATTAACTTCCACCAGAATAAATCAATTTAATCTTTTCTTCTTGTCACCTCTTGCAGGTTTCGGTAGCTGTACTTATGCCTAATGCAAAACCAAGATGACAGCAGCACCATTCAACCCACTAGCGGTGTCATTCATTTGTATCAATTGTCTCTAATGATCCAGAAAGGAGTTGTTGTTATCTTGCTAGTGGAGAAAAACatatatgatcgaatcaatgAATATTGCACATTAGGACAATCTCTTCTGGCATTTTCTCCTATGCTTATTTACTTTTGCATGCCTTATTTTTATCGATGAATGATAGTTCATTTAGGTAATAATCGAATAAAGATAGCATATACATCCTGGGATATGGTTCCTCTCTGAAATTGAACAGCGAATGTGGCAATGCCGTCAAATGTTCATGAAAGCAACGGGGATGTACTTGATTGATTAGCATGCCCACAACCATGGTTAATAAAAAACATAGATATATCATTACCTTTTCTTT contains the following coding sequences:
- the LOC105041010 gene encoding uncharacterized protein isoform X2 — translated: MISFLSASRFNLVRSLSALKMARSALDEVTESGAFNRTASTFRNFISKDKSSQFSAEYGRYHLYISYACPWASRCLSVVKIKGLDKAISYTVVKPIWERTKESDQHFGWVFPISGTEEPGAEPDSLNGARSIRELYEIASSNYSGKYTVPVLWDKKLKTIVSNESSDIIRMLNTEFNDIAENADLDLYPSHMQAMIDEVNEWVYDMINNGVYKCGFAKKQGPYDEAVAKLYQALDKSEEILSKQRYICGNALTEADIRLFVTLIRFDEVYAVHFKCNKKLLREYPNLFNYTKDIYQIPGMSSTVNMEHIKKHYYGSHPTINTYGIIPLGPNIDYSSPHDREKFGS
- the LOC105041009 gene encoding major pollen allergen Ole e 10 isoform X1; translated protein: MARRVEASPSLLLFSLLLLLLAGETVQLVQGQKTWCVAKPSSDDATLLANINYACSQVDCSIIQRGCPCFFPDNLISHASIAMNLYYQCRGRNNWNCHFKNSGLVTTTDPSNYQMDYISTPADSQN
- the LOC105041009 gene encoding major pollen allergen Ole e 10 isoform X2; this encodes MARRVEASPSLLLFSLLLLLLAGETVQLVQGQKTWCVAKPSSDDATLLANINYACSQVDCSIIQRGCPCFFPDNLISHASIAMNLYYQCRGRNNWNCHFKNSGLVTTTDPSFGSCTYA
- the LOC105041010 gene encoding uncharacterized protein isoform X1, with protein sequence MISFLSASRFNLVRSLSALKVFYCYNSKLNYHQNILQMARSALDEVTESGAFNRTASTFRNFISKDKSSQFSAEYGRYHLYISYACPWASRCLSVVKIKGLDKAISYTVVKPIWERTKESDQHFGWVFPISGTEEPGAEPDSLNGARSIRELYEIASSNYSGKYTVPVLWDKKLKTIVSNESSDIIRMLNTEFNDIAENADLDLYPSHMQAMIDEVNEWVYDMINNGVYKCGFAKKQGPYDEAVAKLYQALDKSEEILSKQRYICGNALTEADIRLFVTLIRFDEVYAVHFKCNKKLLREYPNLFNYTKDIYQIPGMSSTVNMEHIKKHYYGSHPTINTYGIIPLGPNIDYSSPHDREKFGS